A single region of the Populus nigra chromosome 2, ddPopNigr1.1, whole genome shotgun sequence genome encodes:
- the LOC133681852 gene encoding uncharacterized protein LOC133681852 isoform X2 — protein MDSQDPRKNPTHTPGHESHGVYVCHKCGWPFPNPHPSARHRRAHKKICGTLEGYKFVDSEETPLSALSDDDHGSDEDPKTPSWERGINEKGCGGVGSRSNRSEDDVFTDAIAEFPESGSSPVTREHTRDVKEPEINLEINKATAQSSEDGSITVISPPPSNSADHIQMQSTEVPVINLSGSAQESLDHDSNATIASMTRSLTDCRGEESDFEHSHDNGSSAWDSIPIKLETQTDASQENKKSGTVEDLPETDAKGNEETKLDGQLLDVVVSTDDNAEDASVSQKMEDVTSQPVPAAEVLQLKEGGYTDDLASGMSLNDLSPEVNLVEPAHSSISTAQIEGDTQEIDSAVYVNSAVSYDNKGEGNGNMHVLIVPNDLTVVADAENMVKGFKDLEGGKLPQLMNMDSFGASNNVKDSDLKNNPQGFNSRPLTEDTEVSASNMHVLNDNLEPKDGTSQHIVELPGEAEADMPQRSEVGVTDVVTGDLEKSISVHSPEEVVPCDHCETSSLTSSIEHATKATSDTNIVVVPMDAEVRQTNLIGMDDTGNDEKDKIKSSEVGENEKNNRNTKESFAENRIPTSKHASIPSEQADQRNSVLGDVKAAGLEEGKIERCNASEIVTEGDSVSGLGEENLLREPKSTPESAVNVESCFTSENDINVCEGKLPQLASIPSEQADQRNSVLGDVKAAGPEEGKIERCNAEGDSVSGLGEENRSRGPKTTPESAVNVESCFTSENDINVCEGKLPQLASIRSEQADQRNSVLGDVKAAGPEEGKIERCNAEGDSVSGLGEENRSRGPKTTPESAVNVESCFTSENDINVCEGKLPQLASIPSEQADQRNSVLGDVKAAGPEEGKIERCNASEIVTEGDSVSGLGEENPLRGPKTTPESAVNVESCFTSENDINVCEGKLPQHEHTDIGGILDPQESRKEPESNGMANQLVERAGEVSAAAESYSGGDAEVLWKSSEDKMVREPLVSRSEPSSSLQNSSPVADNQARDFLGVASGNTPESLPDEGDNNLVTQQVVASATDFSVDSVSQTDSLEGHWGSVSVLSTQSDIPAILDAEPLPSNGSQALSEAEKATLKKPIAASETEHADKSDIFDPPSFMTLVEPRDVVNQKAAASEIQTTGNPQQPKAASVQAGWFPSVTNVLNESQGRKKNEEIIAKVTNWSTGEQHPSLRSPQHTPLKSLLGEASMETKSKALNAKEILVEKDGSAAKDNGALSKTVSSILAPQEPVGEPAMVEEKAWSSPARYPADIKREKRKVRGRPYWAQFVCCSSVN, from the exons GTTGGGAGAGAGGTATTAATGAGAAGGGTTGTGGTGGAGTAGGGAGCAGATCGAATAGATCAGAAGATGATGTTTTTACGGATGCTATTGCCGAATTTCCTGAAAGCGGATCCAGTCCGGTGACTAGAGAGCATACAAGGGATGTTAAAGAACCAGAAATTAACTTGGAAATCAATAAAGCCACTGCTCAATCATCCGAGGATGGTTCAATTACTG TTATCAGCCCACCTCCAAGCAATTCAGCTGACCACATCCAAATGCAAAGTACTGAAGTTCCAGTAATTAATCTGTCTGGAAGTGCTCAAGAGTCCCTGGATCATGACTCGAATGCTACGATTGCCTCCATGACCAGATCTTTAACAGATTGTAGAGGTGAAGAATCTGACTTTGAGCATAGCCATGATAACGGAAGTTCTGCATGGGACTCAATCCCCATCAAACTTGAAACACAAACAGATGCATCACAAGAGAATAAGAAGAGTGGCACTGTCGAGGATTTGCCAGAGACTGATGCAAAAGGAAATGAAGAAACTAAATTAGATGGACAGCTACTGGATGTAGTGGTTTCAACCGATGACAATGCAGAGGATGCATCTGTGTCACAGAAGATGGAGGATGTAACTTCACAGCCTGTGCCTGCTGCAGAAGTCCTTCAATTGAAGGAAGGAGGCTATACTGATGATTTAGCCTCTGGAATGTCTTTAAATGATCTCTCCCCTGAAGTTAATTTGGTTGAACCTGCGCATTCTTCTATTTCCACTGCTCAGATCGAGGGGGATACTCAAGAAATCGACTCTGCTGTTTATGTAAATTCAGCTGTGAGTTATGATAATAAGGGAGAAGGAAATGGAAATATGCATGTGCTGATAGTTCCCAATGACTTAACTGTAGTTGCTGATGCTGAGAACATGGTTAAAGGTTTTAAAGACCTTGAAGGAGGGAAATTGCCCCAACTTATGAACATGGATTCGTTTGGAGCATCTAACAATGTTAAGGATTCTGACCTTAAGAACAATCCTCAGGGTTTTAACTCAAGGCCATTGACTGAGGACACCGAAGTCTCTGCATCCAATATGCATGTTTTGAATGATAACCTTGAACCAAAAGATGGGACCAGCCAGCATATTGTTGAATTGCCTGGTGAAGCAGAAGCTGATATGCCCCAGAGATCAGAAGTTGGTGTAACAGATGTTGTGACAGGTGACTTGGAGAAGAGCATTTCTGTTCACTCTCCTGAAGAAGTTGTACCTTGTGATCATTGTGAAACTTCATCTCTGACGAGTTCTATAGAGCATGCTACAAAAGCCACATCTGATACTAACATTGTGGTTGTGCCAATGGATGCTGAGGTTAGGCAGACAAACTTAATTGGCATGGATGATACTGGTAATgatgaaaaagataaaattaaaagttctgAAGTaggtgaaaatgaaaaaaacaatagaaatacAAAGGAGAGTTTTGCAGAAAACAGGATACCGACTTCTAAACATGCTAGTATTCCCTCTGAACAAGCTGATCAAAGGAACAGTGTACTTGGAGATGTCAAAGCTGCTGGTCTTGAAGAGGGTAAAATAGAAAGATGCAATGCGTCTGAAATTGTAACTGAAGGTGATTCTGTATCTGGATTGGGGGAGGAAAATCTCTTGAGGGAGCCAAAATCAACACCTGAATCTGCTGTCAATGTCGAATCCTGTTTTACCTCAGAGAATGATATTAATGTGTGTGAGGGAAAGTTGCCACAACTTGCTAGTATTCCCTCTGAACAAGCTGATCAAAGGAACAGCGTACTTGGAGATGTCAAAGCTGCTGGTCCAGAAGAGGGTAAAATAGAAAGATGCAATGCTGAAGGTGATTCTGTATCTGGATTGGGGGAGGAAAATCGCTCGAGGGGGCCAAAAACAACACCTGAATCTGCTGTCAATGTCGAATCCTGTTTTACCTCAGAGAATGATATTAATGTGTGTGAGGGAAAGTTGCCACAACTTGCTAGTATTCGCTCTGAACAAGCTGATCAAAGGAACAGCGTACTTGGAGATGTCAAAGCTGCTGGTCCAGAAGAGGGTAAAATAGAAAGATGCAATGCTGAAGGTGATTCTGTATCTGGATTGGGGGAGGAAAATCGCTCGAGGGGGCCAAAAACAACACCTGAATCTGCTGTCAATGTCGAATCCTGTTTTACCTCAGAGAATGATATTAATGTGTGTGAGGGAAAGTTGCCACAACTTGCTAGTATTCCCTCTGAACAAGCTGATCAAAGGAACAGCGTACTTGGAGATGTCAAAGCTGCTGGTCCAGAAGAGGGTAAAATAGAAAGATGCAATGCGTCTGAAATTGTGACTGAAGGTGATTCTGTATCTGGATTGGGGGAGGAAAATCCCTTGAGGGGGCCAAAAACAACACCTGAATCTGCTGTCAATGTCGAATCCTGTTTTACCTCAGAGAATGATATTAATGTGTGTGAGGGCAAGTTGCCACAACATGAACACACAGATATAGGTGGAATTTTGGATCCTCAGGAAAGCAGAAAGGAACCTGAAAGCAATGGTATGGCCAATCAACTAGTTGAGCGTGCTGGTGAAGTTAGTGCAGCTGCTGAATCATATAGTGGTGGAGATGCTGAGGTATTATGGAAGTCTTCTGAAGACAAGATGGTGAGAGAGCCTCTAGTTTCTCGTTCAGAACCTTCATCTTCCCTTCAAAATTCTTCCCCTGTTGCAGATAATCAGGCCAGAGATTTTCTTGGAGTTGCATCTGGGAACACACCTGAGTCTTTGCCTGATGAAGGTGATAATAACTTAGTTACACAACAGGTTGTTGCATCTGCTACTGACTTTTCAGTTGATTCAGTTAGCCAAACTGATAGTTTAGAAGGTCACTGGGGTTCCGTTTCAG TGCTTTCTACCCAATCGGATATACCAGCTATTCTTGATGCTGAGCCTTTGCCATCAAATGGTTCCCAAGCATTATCAGAAGCAGAGAAAGCCACCTTGAAGAAGCCGATAGCTGCTTCTGAGACAGAACATGCTGATAAATCAGATATTTTTGATCCCCCATCTTTCATGACATTGGTTGAACCTAGAGATGTGGTTAACCAGAAAGCTGCTGCATCTGAAATCCAGACAACAGGGAACCCACAACAGCCAAAAGCTGCTTCTGTACAAGCTGGTTGGTTTCCTTCCGTTACCAATGTTTTGAATGAGTCGCAGGGGAGAAAAAAGAACGAAGAGATTATTGCCAAGGTCACAAACTGGAGCACCGGGGAACAACACCCTTCTCTGAGGAGCCCACAACATACTCCTTTAAAGAGCCTTTTAGGCGAGGCAAGTATGGAAACCAAATCCAAGGCACTAAATGCCAAGGAAATCCTAGTTGAAAAGGATGGTTCCGCAGCTAAAGATAACGGTGCTTTGTCTAAAACAGTGAGCTCCATTCTGGCTCCTCAAGAACCTGTAGGTGAGCCTGCCATGGTGGAAGAGAAAGCATGGAGTTCTCCAGCAAGGTATCCTGCAGATAttaagagagagaagaggaaaGTCAGGGGAAGACCATACTGGGCACAATTTGTTTGCTGCTCATCTGTAAATTAG
- the LOC133681852 gene encoding uncharacterized protein LOC133681852 isoform X3, whose translation MDSQDPRKNPTHTPGHESHGVYVCHKCGWPFPNPHPSARHRRAHKKICGTLEGYKFVDSEETPLSALSDDDHGSDEDPKTPSPKGWERGINEKGCGGVGSRSNRSEDDVFTDAIAEFPESGSSPVTREHTRDVKEPEINLEINKATAQSSEDGSITVISPPPSNSADHIQMQSTEVPVINLSGSAQESLDHDSNATIASMTRSLTDCRGEESDFEHSHDNGSSAWDSIPIKLETQTDASQENKKSGTVEDLPETDAKGNEETKLDGQLLDVVVSTDDNAEDASVSQKMEDVTSQPVPAAEVLQLKEGGYTDDLASGMSLNDLSPEVNLVEPAHSSISTAQIEGDTQEIDSAVYVNSAVSYDNKGEGNGNMHVLIVPNDLTVVADAENMVKGFKDLEGGKLPQLMNMDSFGASNNVKDSDLKNNPQGFNSRPLTEDTEVSASNMHVLNDNLEPKDGTSQHIVELPGEAEADMPQRSEVGVTDVVTGDLEKSISVHSPEEVVPCDHCETSSLTSSIEHATKATSDTNIVVVPMDAEVRQTNLIGMDDTGNDEKDKIKSSEVGENEKNNRNTKESFAENRIPTSKHASIPSEQADQRNSVLGDVKAAGLEEGKIERCNASEIVTEGDSVSGLGEENLLREPKSTPESAVNVESCFTSENDINVCEGKLPQLASIPSEQADQRNSVLGDVKAAGPEEGKIERCNAEGDSVSGLGEENRSRGPKTTPESAVNVESCFTSENDINVCEGKLPQLASIRSEQADQRNSVLGDVKAAGPEEGKIERCNAEGDSVSGLGEENRSRGPKTTPESAVNVESCFTSENDINVCEGKLPQLASIPSEQADQRNSVLGDVKAAGPEEGKIERCNASEIVTEGDSVSGLGEENPLRGPKTTPESAVNVESCFTSENDINVCEGKLPQHEHTDIGGILDPQESRKEPESNGMANQLVERAGEVSAAAESYSGGDAEVLWKSSEDKMVREPLVSRSEPSSSLQNSSPVADNQARDFLGVASGNTPESLPDEGDNNLVTQQVVASATDFSVDSVSQTDSLEGHWGSVSAILDAEPLPSNGSQALSEAEKATLKKPIAASETEHADKSDIFDPPSFMTLVEPRDVVNQKAAASEIQTTGNPQQPKAASVQAGWFPSVTNVLNESQGRKKNEEIIAKVTNWSTGEQHPSLRSPQHTPLKSLLGEASMETKSKALNAKEILVEKDGSAAKDNGALSKTVSSILAPQEPVGEPAMVEEKAWSSPARYPADIKREKRKVRGRPYWAQFVCCSSVN comes from the exons AAGGTTGGGAGAGAGGTATTAATGAGAAGGGTTGTGGTGGAGTAGGGAGCAGATCGAATAGATCAGAAGATGATGTTTTTACGGATGCTATTGCCGAATTTCCTGAAAGCGGATCCAGTCCGGTGACTAGAGAGCATACAAGGGATGTTAAAGAACCAGAAATTAACTTGGAAATCAATAAAGCCACTGCTCAATCATCCGAGGATGGTTCAATTACTG TTATCAGCCCACCTCCAAGCAATTCAGCTGACCACATCCAAATGCAAAGTACTGAAGTTCCAGTAATTAATCTGTCTGGAAGTGCTCAAGAGTCCCTGGATCATGACTCGAATGCTACGATTGCCTCCATGACCAGATCTTTAACAGATTGTAGAGGTGAAGAATCTGACTTTGAGCATAGCCATGATAACGGAAGTTCTGCATGGGACTCAATCCCCATCAAACTTGAAACACAAACAGATGCATCACAAGAGAATAAGAAGAGTGGCACTGTCGAGGATTTGCCAGAGACTGATGCAAAAGGAAATGAAGAAACTAAATTAGATGGACAGCTACTGGATGTAGTGGTTTCAACCGATGACAATGCAGAGGATGCATCTGTGTCACAGAAGATGGAGGATGTAACTTCACAGCCTGTGCCTGCTGCAGAAGTCCTTCAATTGAAGGAAGGAGGCTATACTGATGATTTAGCCTCTGGAATGTCTTTAAATGATCTCTCCCCTGAAGTTAATTTGGTTGAACCTGCGCATTCTTCTATTTCCACTGCTCAGATCGAGGGGGATACTCAAGAAATCGACTCTGCTGTTTATGTAAATTCAGCTGTGAGTTATGATAATAAGGGAGAAGGAAATGGAAATATGCATGTGCTGATAGTTCCCAATGACTTAACTGTAGTTGCTGATGCTGAGAACATGGTTAAAGGTTTTAAAGACCTTGAAGGAGGGAAATTGCCCCAACTTATGAACATGGATTCGTTTGGAGCATCTAACAATGTTAAGGATTCTGACCTTAAGAACAATCCTCAGGGTTTTAACTCAAGGCCATTGACTGAGGACACCGAAGTCTCTGCATCCAATATGCATGTTTTGAATGATAACCTTGAACCAAAAGATGGGACCAGCCAGCATATTGTTGAATTGCCTGGTGAAGCAGAAGCTGATATGCCCCAGAGATCAGAAGTTGGTGTAACAGATGTTGTGACAGGTGACTTGGAGAAGAGCATTTCTGTTCACTCTCCTGAAGAAGTTGTACCTTGTGATCATTGTGAAACTTCATCTCTGACGAGTTCTATAGAGCATGCTACAAAAGCCACATCTGATACTAACATTGTGGTTGTGCCAATGGATGCTGAGGTTAGGCAGACAAACTTAATTGGCATGGATGATACTGGTAATgatgaaaaagataaaattaaaagttctgAAGTaggtgaaaatgaaaaaaacaatagaaatacAAAGGAGAGTTTTGCAGAAAACAGGATACCGACTTCTAAACATGCTAGTATTCCCTCTGAACAAGCTGATCAAAGGAACAGTGTACTTGGAGATGTCAAAGCTGCTGGTCTTGAAGAGGGTAAAATAGAAAGATGCAATGCGTCTGAAATTGTAACTGAAGGTGATTCTGTATCTGGATTGGGGGAGGAAAATCTCTTGAGGGAGCCAAAATCAACACCTGAATCTGCTGTCAATGTCGAATCCTGTTTTACCTCAGAGAATGATATTAATGTGTGTGAGGGAAAGTTGCCACAACTTGCTAGTATTCCCTCTGAACAAGCTGATCAAAGGAACAGCGTACTTGGAGATGTCAAAGCTGCTGGTCCAGAAGAGGGTAAAATAGAAAGATGCAATGCTGAAGGTGATTCTGTATCTGGATTGGGGGAGGAAAATCGCTCGAGGGGGCCAAAAACAACACCTGAATCTGCTGTCAATGTCGAATCCTGTTTTACCTCAGAGAATGATATTAATGTGTGTGAGGGAAAGTTGCCACAACTTGCTAGTATTCGCTCTGAACAAGCTGATCAAAGGAACAGCGTACTTGGAGATGTCAAAGCTGCTGGTCCAGAAGAGGGTAAAATAGAAAGATGCAATGCTGAAGGTGATTCTGTATCTGGATTGGGGGAGGAAAATCGCTCGAGGGGGCCAAAAACAACACCTGAATCTGCTGTCAATGTCGAATCCTGTTTTACCTCAGAGAATGATATTAATGTGTGTGAGGGAAAGTTGCCACAACTTGCTAGTATTCCCTCTGAACAAGCTGATCAAAGGAACAGCGTACTTGGAGATGTCAAAGCTGCTGGTCCAGAAGAGGGTAAAATAGAAAGATGCAATGCGTCTGAAATTGTGACTGAAGGTGATTCTGTATCTGGATTGGGGGAGGAAAATCCCTTGAGGGGGCCAAAAACAACACCTGAATCTGCTGTCAATGTCGAATCCTGTTTTACCTCAGAGAATGATATTAATGTGTGTGAGGGCAAGTTGCCACAACATGAACACACAGATATAGGTGGAATTTTGGATCCTCAGGAAAGCAGAAAGGAACCTGAAAGCAATGGTATGGCCAATCAACTAGTTGAGCGTGCTGGTGAAGTTAGTGCAGCTGCTGAATCATATAGTGGTGGAGATGCTGAGGTATTATGGAAGTCTTCTGAAGACAAGATGGTGAGAGAGCCTCTAGTTTCTCGTTCAGAACCTTCATCTTCCCTTCAAAATTCTTCCCCTGTTGCAGATAATCAGGCCAGAGATTTTCTTGGAGTTGCATCTGGGAACACACCTGAGTCTTTGCCTGATGAAGGTGATAATAACTTAGTTACACAACAGGTTGTTGCATCTGCTACTGACTTTTCAGTTGATTCAGTTAGCCAAACTGATAGTTTAGAAGGTCACTGGGGTTCCGTTTCAG CTATTCTTGATGCTGAGCCTTTGCCATCAAATGGTTCCCAAGCATTATCAGAAGCAGAGAAAGCCACCTTGAAGAAGCCGATAGCTGCTTCTGAGACAGAACATGCTGATAAATCAGATATTTTTGATCCCCCATCTTTCATGACATTGGTTGAACCTAGAGATGTGGTTAACCAGAAAGCTGCTGCATCTGAAATCCAGACAACAGGGAACCCACAACAGCCAAAAGCTGCTTCTGTACAAGCTGGTTGGTTTCCTTCCGTTACCAATGTTTTGAATGAGTCGCAGGGGAGAAAAAAGAACGAAGAGATTATTGCCAAGGTCACAAACTGGAGCACCGGGGAACAACACCCTTCTCTGAGGAGCCCACAACATACTCCTTTAAAGAGCCTTTTAGGCGAGGCAAGTATGGAAACCAAATCCAAGGCACTAAATGCCAAGGAAATCCTAGTTGAAAAGGATGGTTCCGCAGCTAAAGATAACGGTGCTTTGTCTAAAACAGTGAGCTCCATTCTGGCTCCTCAAGAACCTGTAGGTGAGCCTGCCATGGTGGAAGAGAAAGCATGGAGTTCTCCAGCAAGGTATCCTGCAGATAttaagagagagaagaggaaaGTCAGGGGAAGACCATACTGGGCACAATTTGTTTGCTGCTCATCTGTAAATTAG
- the LOC133681852 gene encoding uncharacterized protein LOC133681852 isoform X1, whose translation MDSQDPRKNPTHTPGHESHGVYVCHKCGWPFPNPHPSARHRRAHKKICGTLEGYKFVDSEETPLSALSDDDHGSDEDPKTPSPKGWERGINEKGCGGVGSRSNRSEDDVFTDAIAEFPESGSSPVTREHTRDVKEPEINLEINKATAQSSEDGSITVISPPPSNSADHIQMQSTEVPVINLSGSAQESLDHDSNATIASMTRSLTDCRGEESDFEHSHDNGSSAWDSIPIKLETQTDASQENKKSGTVEDLPETDAKGNEETKLDGQLLDVVVSTDDNAEDASVSQKMEDVTSQPVPAAEVLQLKEGGYTDDLASGMSLNDLSPEVNLVEPAHSSISTAQIEGDTQEIDSAVYVNSAVSYDNKGEGNGNMHVLIVPNDLTVVADAENMVKGFKDLEGGKLPQLMNMDSFGASNNVKDSDLKNNPQGFNSRPLTEDTEVSASNMHVLNDNLEPKDGTSQHIVELPGEAEADMPQRSEVGVTDVVTGDLEKSISVHSPEEVVPCDHCETSSLTSSIEHATKATSDTNIVVVPMDAEVRQTNLIGMDDTGNDEKDKIKSSEVGENEKNNRNTKESFAENRIPTSKHASIPSEQADQRNSVLGDVKAAGLEEGKIERCNASEIVTEGDSVSGLGEENLLREPKSTPESAVNVESCFTSENDINVCEGKLPQLASIPSEQADQRNSVLGDVKAAGPEEGKIERCNAEGDSVSGLGEENRSRGPKTTPESAVNVESCFTSENDINVCEGKLPQLASIRSEQADQRNSVLGDVKAAGPEEGKIERCNAEGDSVSGLGEENRSRGPKTTPESAVNVESCFTSENDINVCEGKLPQLASIPSEQADQRNSVLGDVKAAGPEEGKIERCNASEIVTEGDSVSGLGEENPLRGPKTTPESAVNVESCFTSENDINVCEGKLPQHEHTDIGGILDPQESRKEPESNGMANQLVERAGEVSAAAESYSGGDAEVLWKSSEDKMVREPLVSRSEPSSSLQNSSPVADNQARDFLGVASGNTPESLPDEGDNNLVTQQVVASATDFSVDSVSQTDSLEGHWGSVSVLSTQSDIPAILDAEPLPSNGSQALSEAEKATLKKPIAASETEHADKSDIFDPPSFMTLVEPRDVVNQKAAASEIQTTGNPQQPKAASVQAGWFPSVTNVLNESQGRKKNEEIIAKVTNWSTGEQHPSLRSPQHTPLKSLLGEASMETKSKALNAKEILVEKDGSAAKDNGALSKTVSSILAPQEPVGEPAMVEEKAWSSPARYPADIKREKRKVRGRPYWAQFVCCSSVN comes from the exons AAGGTTGGGAGAGAGGTATTAATGAGAAGGGTTGTGGTGGAGTAGGGAGCAGATCGAATAGATCAGAAGATGATGTTTTTACGGATGCTATTGCCGAATTTCCTGAAAGCGGATCCAGTCCGGTGACTAGAGAGCATACAAGGGATGTTAAAGAACCAGAAATTAACTTGGAAATCAATAAAGCCACTGCTCAATCATCCGAGGATGGTTCAATTACTG TTATCAGCCCACCTCCAAGCAATTCAGCTGACCACATCCAAATGCAAAGTACTGAAGTTCCAGTAATTAATCTGTCTGGAAGTGCTCAAGAGTCCCTGGATCATGACTCGAATGCTACGATTGCCTCCATGACCAGATCTTTAACAGATTGTAGAGGTGAAGAATCTGACTTTGAGCATAGCCATGATAACGGAAGTTCTGCATGGGACTCAATCCCCATCAAACTTGAAACACAAACAGATGCATCACAAGAGAATAAGAAGAGTGGCACTGTCGAGGATTTGCCAGAGACTGATGCAAAAGGAAATGAAGAAACTAAATTAGATGGACAGCTACTGGATGTAGTGGTTTCAACCGATGACAATGCAGAGGATGCATCTGTGTCACAGAAGATGGAGGATGTAACTTCACAGCCTGTGCCTGCTGCAGAAGTCCTTCAATTGAAGGAAGGAGGCTATACTGATGATTTAGCCTCTGGAATGTCTTTAAATGATCTCTCCCCTGAAGTTAATTTGGTTGAACCTGCGCATTCTTCTATTTCCACTGCTCAGATCGAGGGGGATACTCAAGAAATCGACTCTGCTGTTTATGTAAATTCAGCTGTGAGTTATGATAATAAGGGAGAAGGAAATGGAAATATGCATGTGCTGATAGTTCCCAATGACTTAACTGTAGTTGCTGATGCTGAGAACATGGTTAAAGGTTTTAAAGACCTTGAAGGAGGGAAATTGCCCCAACTTATGAACATGGATTCGTTTGGAGCATCTAACAATGTTAAGGATTCTGACCTTAAGAACAATCCTCAGGGTTTTAACTCAAGGCCATTGACTGAGGACACCGAAGTCTCTGCATCCAATATGCATGTTTTGAATGATAACCTTGAACCAAAAGATGGGACCAGCCAGCATATTGTTGAATTGCCTGGTGAAGCAGAAGCTGATATGCCCCAGAGATCAGAAGTTGGTGTAACAGATGTTGTGACAGGTGACTTGGAGAAGAGCATTTCTGTTCACTCTCCTGAAGAAGTTGTACCTTGTGATCATTGTGAAACTTCATCTCTGACGAGTTCTATAGAGCATGCTACAAAAGCCACATCTGATACTAACATTGTGGTTGTGCCAATGGATGCTGAGGTTAGGCAGACAAACTTAATTGGCATGGATGATACTGGTAATgatgaaaaagataaaattaaaagttctgAAGTaggtgaaaatgaaaaaaacaatagaaatacAAAGGAGAGTTTTGCAGAAAACAGGATACCGACTTCTAAACATGCTAGTATTCCCTCTGAACAAGCTGATCAAAGGAACAGTGTACTTGGAGATGTCAAAGCTGCTGGTCTTGAAGAGGGTAAAATAGAAAGATGCAATGCGTCTGAAATTGTAACTGAAGGTGATTCTGTATCTGGATTGGGGGAGGAAAATCTCTTGAGGGAGCCAAAATCAACACCTGAATCTGCTGTCAATGTCGAATCCTGTTTTACCTCAGAGAATGATATTAATGTGTGTGAGGGAAAGTTGCCACAACTTGCTAGTATTCCCTCTGAACAAGCTGATCAAAGGAACAGCGTACTTGGAGATGTCAAAGCTGCTGGTCCAGAAGAGGGTAAAATAGAAAGATGCAATGCTGAAGGTGATTCTGTATCTGGATTGGGGGAGGAAAATCGCTCGAGGGGGCCAAAAACAACACCTGAATCTGCTGTCAATGTCGAATCCTGTTTTACCTCAGAGAATGATATTAATGTGTGTGAGGGAAAGTTGCCACAACTTGCTAGTATTCGCTCTGAACAAGCTGATCAAAGGAACAGCGTACTTGGAGATGTCAAAGCTGCTGGTCCAGAAGAGGGTAAAATAGAAAGATGCAATGCTGAAGGTGATTCTGTATCTGGATTGGGGGAGGAAAATCGCTCGAGGGGGCCAAAAACAACACCTGAATCTGCTGTCAATGTCGAATCCTGTTTTACCTCAGAGAATGATATTAATGTGTGTGAGGGAAAGTTGCCACAACTTGCTAGTATTCCCTCTGAACAAGCTGATCAAAGGAACAGCGTACTTGGAGATGTCAAAGCTGCTGGTCCAGAAGAGGGTAAAATAGAAAGATGCAATGCGTCTGAAATTGTGACTGAAGGTGATTCTGTATCTGGATTGGGGGAGGAAAATCCCTTGAGGGGGCCAAAAACAACACCTGAATCTGCTGTCAATGTCGAATCCTGTTTTACCTCAGAGAATGATATTAATGTGTGTGAGGGCAAGTTGCCACAACATGAACACACAGATATAGGTGGAATTTTGGATCCTCAGGAAAGCAGAAAGGAACCTGAAAGCAATGGTATGGCCAATCAACTAGTTGAGCGTGCTGGTGAAGTTAGTGCAGCTGCTGAATCATATAGTGGTGGAGATGCTGAGGTATTATGGAAGTCTTCTGAAGACAAGATGGTGAGAGAGCCTCTAGTTTCTCGTTCAGAACCTTCATCTTCCCTTCAAAATTCTTCCCCTGTTGCAGATAATCAGGCCAGAGATTTTCTTGGAGTTGCATCTGGGAACACACCTGAGTCTTTGCCTGATGAAGGTGATAATAACTTAGTTACACAACAGGTTGTTGCATCTGCTACTGACTTTTCAGTTGATTCAGTTAGCCAAACTGATAGTTTAGAAGGTCACTGGGGTTCCGTTTCAG TGCTTTCTACCCAATCGGATATACCAGCTATTCTTGATGCTGAGCCTTTGCCATCAAATGGTTCCCAAGCATTATCAGAAGCAGAGAAAGCCACCTTGAAGAAGCCGATAGCTGCTTCTGAGACAGAACATGCTGATAAATCAGATATTTTTGATCCCCCATCTTTCATGACATTGGTTGAACCTAGAGATGTGGTTAACCAGAAAGCTGCTGCATCTGAAATCCAGACAACAGGGAACCCACAACAGCCAAAAGCTGCTTCTGTACAAGCTGGTTGGTTTCCTTCCGTTACCAATGTTTTGAATGAGTCGCAGGGGAGAAAAAAGAACGAAGAGATTATTGCCAAGGTCACAAACTGGAGCACCGGGGAACAACACCCTTCTCTGAGGAGCCCACAACATACTCCTTTAAAGAGCCTTTTAGGCGAGGCAAGTATGGAAACCAAATCCAAGGCACTAAATGCCAAGGAAATCCTAGTTGAAAAGGATGGTTCCGCAGCTAAAGATAACGGTGCTTTGTCTAAAACAGTGAGCTCCATTCTGGCTCCTCAAGAACCTGTAGGTGAGCCTGCCATGGTGGAAGAGAAAGCATGGAGTTCTCCAGCAAGGTATCCTGCAGATAttaagagagagaagaggaaaGTCAGGGGAAGACCATACTGGGCACAATTTGTTTGCTGCTCATCTGTAAATTAG